In Blattabacterium cuenoti, the following proteins share a genomic window:
- the rplR gene encoding 50S ribosomal protein L18 encodes MKNKKFKKIFGDPNRPRISVCRSNKEIYAQIIDDLSGKTLVSSSSIEKEFHKYKKNKTELAYEVGKLLGNRAKKLKIKKLVFDKGKYLYHGRIRSLAEGIREMGLEF; translated from the coding sequence ATGAAAAATAAAAAATTCAAAAAGATTTTTGGAGATCCAAATAGACCCAGAATATCTGTTTGTAGAAGCAATAAAGAAATATATGCACAAATAATAGATGATTTATCCGGAAAAACTTTAGTTTCATCATCCTCAATAGAAAAAGAATTCCATAAATATAAAAAAAATAAAACAGAATTGGCTTATGAAGTTGGTAAGTTATTGGGAAACAGAGCAAAAAAATTGAAAATAAAAAAATTAGTATTTGATAAAGGAAAATATTTATATCATGGAAGAATTAGATCTTTGGCCGAGGGAATTAGAGAAATGGGATTAGAATTTTAA
- the rplO gene encoding 50S ribosomal protein L15 produces the protein MDRNYLNIGYLHPNNGSKKEKLRLGRGQGSGKGGTCGRGHKGAKSRSGFSKKKGFEGGQMPLQRRIPKFGFTRNVKVKKIIGINLDTIQNRIKKIKKQEKNILNKEFFIKNNLARKNDFIKILGRGELHLPLKIHAYQFSKKALLSIKKAGGEAVFM, from the coding sequence ATGGATAGAAATTATTTAAATATTGGTTATTTACATCCAAATAATGGATCTAAAAAAGAAAAATTAAGATTAGGAAGAGGACAAGGTTCAGGAAAAGGGGGAACTTGTGGAAGAGGACATAAAGGAGCAAAATCTCGATCTGGTTTTTCTAAAAAAAAAGGATTTGAAGGGGGACAAATGCCTCTTCAAAGAAGAATACCTAAATTTGGATTTACTAGAAACGTTAAGGTAAAAAAAATTATTGGAATCAATTTGGATACGATTCAAAATCGTATTAAAAAAATTAAAAAACAAGAAAAAAATATTCTCAATAAAGAATTTTTTATAAAAAATAATTTAGCTAGAAAAAATGATTTTATAAAAATTTTAGGAAGGGGGGAGCTCCATCTTCCATTAAAAATACACGCCTATCAATTTAGCAAAAAAGCTTTACTTTCTATAAAAAAAGCTGGCGGAGAAGCTGTATTTATGTGA
- the rpsH gene encoding 30S ribosomal protein S8 has product MYMDVIADFLTRIRNSSLAKHKLIEVPYSKIKKEIVCVLLESGYILGYKIEKNEKVIKIALKYYKEKISVIHKIIRISKPGLRKYCKYKNIPRVLNGLGIAIISTSSGIITDKQARKKKVGGEILCYVY; this is encoded by the coding sequence ATTTATATGGATGTAATTGCAGATTTTTTAACTAGAATTCGAAATTCTAGTTTAGCAAAACATAAACTTATCGAAGTTCCATATTCTAAAATAAAAAAAGAAATTGTTTGTGTTTTATTAGAAAGTGGATATATTTTAGGTTATAAAATAGAAAAAAACGAAAAAGTAATTAAAATAGCCTTGAAGTATTATAAAGAAAAAATTTCTGTTATTCATAAAATTATTAGAATTAGCAAACCAGGACTAAGAAAATATTGTAAATATAAAAATATTCCTAGAGTATTAAATGGATTAGGGATTGCTATAATTTCTACTTCTAGTGGAATTATTACAGATAAGCAGGCAAGAAAGAAAAAAGTAGGAGGAGAAATATTATGTTATGTATATTGA
- the rplN gene encoding 50S ribosomal protein L14, protein MLQQESRCKVSDNTGAKEVLIIRVLGGTKKRYASLGDTVVVTVKIAISGGNTVKKGQVCKAVVIRTKNRARRKDGSYISFDDNACVLINASGEIMGTRVFGPVARELREKEYMKIISLAQEVL, encoded by the coding sequence ATGTTACAACAAGAATCTAGGTGTAAAGTATCGGATAACACAGGGGCGAAGGAGGTTTTAATTATTCGAGTTTTAGGTGGAACTAAAAAGAGGTACGCTTCATTAGGAGATACAGTTGTGGTTACTGTGAAAATAGCTATTTCTGGAGGAAATACAGTTAAAAAGGGACAAGTTTGTAAAGCGGTGGTAATTAGAACAAAAAATAGAGCTAGAAGAAAAGACGGATCTTATATAAGTTTCGATGATAATGCTTGTGTATTAATTAATGCTTCTGGAGAAATAATGGGGACAAGAGTTTTTGGTCCAGTAGCAAGAGAACTTAGAGAAAAAGAATATATGAAAATTATTTCTTTAGCACAAGAAGTTTTGTGA
- the rpsD gene encoding 30S ribosomal protein S4, producing MAKYIGPKTKISRRFGECIYGEDKYFERKKYPSGQHGSNRRRGKRSEYFIQLIEKQKARYTYGILERQFESLFFEAARKKGITGELLLQACESRLDNIVFRLKFAPSRSSARQIVSHRHIIVNNKVVNIPSFRLKPGDKIEIKEKSKKHPVILNSIHKKTGPLVEWLILDEKNMFGIFRMIPKRTQIPENIKEQLIVELYSK from the coding sequence ATGGCAAAATATATAGGACCTAAAACTAAAATTTCTAGAAGATTTGGAGAATGTATTTATGGAGAAGATAAGTATTTTGAAAGAAAAAAATATCCATCTGGTCAGCATGGAAGTAACCGTCGTAGAGGAAAACGTTCAGAATATTTTATTCAATTAATAGAAAAACAAAAGGCGAGATATACTTATGGGATATTAGAACGGCAATTTGAAAGCTTATTTTTTGAAGCAGCAAGAAAAAAAGGGATAACTGGAGAATTATTATTACAAGCATGTGAAAGTCGTTTGGACAATATAGTTTTTAGATTAAAATTTGCTCCATCTCGATCTTCTGCACGTCAAATTGTTTCTCATAGACATATTATCGTTAATAATAAAGTGGTTAATATTCCATCTTTCAGATTAAAACCAGGAGATAAAATAGAAATAAAGGAAAAATCTAAAAAACATCCTGTAATATTAAATTCTATACATAAAAAAACAGGTCCATTGGTAGAATGGTTGATTTTGGATGAAAAAAATATGTTTGGTATATTTAGAATGATCCCAAAAAGGACACAAATACCTGAAAATATTAAAGAACAATTAATTGTTGAATTATATTCAAAATAA
- the infA gene encoding translation initiation factor IF-1, whose translation MAKQKHIEVDGTIIESSPNAMFRVELENGCIVKAHISGKMRMHYIKILPGDKVRLEMSSYDLERGRITYRY comes from the coding sequence ATGGCTAAACAAAAGCATATTGAAGTTGATGGGACTATTATTGAATCATCTCCAAATGCAATGTTTCGTGTTGAGTTAGAAAATGGATGTATTGTTAAAGCTCATATATCAGGAAAAATGAGAATGCATTACATAAAAATATTACCAGGAGATAAAGTGAGATTAGAAATGTCTTCCTATGACTTAGAAAGAGGAAGGATAACTTATAGATATTAA
- the rpsK gene encoding 30S ribosomal protein S11 translates to MVKSSSGKKRSVVVDPVGEAHIQATFNNIIITLTNKKGDVIAWSSAGKMNFKGSKKNTPYAAQIVAENVAKEGLNAGIKKVEVKVKGPGAGRDAAIRALSNSGIVVTVIKDITPLPHNGCRPPKRRRV, encoded by the coding sequence ATGGTAAAATCATCATCTGGTAAAAAAAGATCTGTGGTAGTAGACCCTGTAGGAGAGGCTCATATTCAAGCTACTTTTAATAATATTATTATAACCTTAACAAACAAAAAAGGTGATGTAATTGCATGGTCTTCTGCTGGAAAAATGAATTTTAAAGGATCTAAAAAAAATACTCCATATGCAGCTCAAATAGTAGCAGAAAATGTAGCAAAGGAAGGTTTAAATGCTGGAATAAAGAAAGTAGAAGTTAAAGTTAAAGGCCCCGGAGCTGGTAGGGACGCTGCTATACGAGCATTGAGTAATTCAGGAATTGTAGTTACAGTTATCAAGGATATTACTCCATTACCTCATAATGGCTGTCGCCCTCCTAAAAGAAGGAGAGTTTGA
- the secY gene encoding preprotein translocase subunit SecY, which yields MDNLITSFYNIWNVKELRKKIIITLGLLLVYRFGAYIPLPGINPLGISDFLEKLNSGSKGLMQILSSFTGGAFNRASVLALGIMPYISASIIIQLMCIIIPYLQRLQRDGESGRKQISIITRWLTVGICLIQAPVYLISLTHQFIPFYSSKTAYLIDLNTFYGKSMFWVIGIMILTSGTLFTMWLGDKITDKGIGNGISLIIMSGIIARFPDAINKEIFSKLEAGNGGLIVLFFEFLLWLLVILFSVIIIQAIRKIPVQYVSHYKSLGLDSQLIHQKHQYIPLKMTAAGVMPIIFSQAIMLFPLTFSDYVKNIKIKNFFYLFQDIYGLWYNLTIFILVIIFTFFYTAIAIPVNQMADDLKRNGGHIPRIKPGKETAEYIDYILSKITLPGAVLLAVIAILPSIVFRMGFTQNFALFYGGTSLLIVVGVILDISQQVNIYLLNYHYDGLMMMKYRSNRYAE from the coding sequence ATGGATAATTTAATAACATCTTTTTATAATATTTGGAATGTAAAAGAATTACGTAAAAAAATAATAATAACTTTAGGTTTATTATTAGTATACCGTTTTGGGGCTTATATCCCTCTTCCAGGGATCAATCCTTTAGGAATTAGCGATTTTTTAGAAAAGTTAAATTCAGGTTCTAAGGGGTTAATGCAAATTTTATCCTCTTTTACAGGAGGAGCTTTTAATCGTGCATCGGTTTTAGCTTTGGGTATAATGCCTTATATATCCGCGTCTATTATAATACAATTGATGTGCATAATTATTCCTTATTTACAGAGACTTCAAAGAGATGGAGAGAGTGGACGAAAACAAATTAGTATCATTACTAGATGGTTGACTGTAGGAATATGTTTGATTCAAGCTCCTGTGTATCTTATTTCTTTAACACATCAATTTATTCCTTTTTATTCTTCCAAAACTGCTTATTTAATTGATTTAAATACTTTTTATGGGAAAAGCATGTTTTGGGTTATAGGAATAATGATTTTAACTTCAGGAACTTTATTTACCATGTGGTTAGGGGATAAAATAACAGATAAAGGGATAGGTAATGGGATTTCCTTAATTATTATGTCTGGAATAATAGCACGTTTTCCGGATGCTATTAACAAAGAAATTTTTAGCAAATTAGAAGCAGGTAATGGAGGGTTAATAGTTTTATTTTTTGAATTTTTATTATGGTTATTGGTTATTTTATTTTCTGTCATCATTATTCAAGCTATTAGAAAAATTCCAGTGCAATACGTTTCTCATTACAAATCATTAGGATTGGATTCTCAGTTAATTCATCAAAAACATCAGTATATTCCACTGAAAATGACAGCAGCTGGTGTAATGCCTATTATATTTTCTCAAGCTATTATGTTATTTCCATTAACTTTTTCTGATTATGTAAAAAACATTAAGATTAAGAATTTTTTTTATCTTTTTCAAGATATTTATGGATTATGGTATAATTTAACTATTTTCATATTAGTTATAATTTTCACTTTTTTTTATACAGCTATTGCAATTCCAGTAAATCAAATGGCTGATGATTTAAAAAGAAATGGAGGACATATACCTAGAATTAAACCTGGAAAAGAAACGGCTGAATATATAGATTATATTTTATCAAAAATAACATTACCTGGAGCTGTTTTGTTAGCGGTAATAGCTATACTTCCATCTATAGTTTTTCGTATGGGATTTACTCAAAATTTTGCATTATTTTATGGAGGTACTTCATTATTAATTGTGGTAGGAGTAATTTTAGATATTTCACAACAGGTTAATATATATCTATTAAATTATCATTATGATGGATTAATGATGATGAAATATCGAAGCAATAGATATGCTGAATAA
- the rplE gene encoding 50S ribosomal protein L5 → MSYQSKLQKFYKNKIVPDLIKKFRYSSVMEVPKLKKIVVHQGVGSSILDKKIIDYSMNEITSITGQKAIFCYSKHDESGFKLRKGMPIGVKVTLRRMKMYEFLERLIVVSLPRVRDFNGVKESSFDNHGNYNMGIIEQVIYPEINIDKIKKNMGMNITFVTSAKKNEEAKSLLSLFGIPFKKK, encoded by the coding sequence ATGAGTTACCAATCTAAATTGCAAAAATTCTATAAAAACAAAATAGTTCCTGATTTGATAAAAAAATTTAGATATAGTTCTGTTATGGAAGTTCCTAAATTAAAAAAAATAGTAGTTCATCAAGGGGTTGGTTCATCTATTTTAGATAAAAAAATTATAGATTATTCTATGAACGAGATAACATCTATTACAGGACAAAAAGCTATTTTTTGTTATTCTAAACATGATGAATCTGGATTTAAACTTAGAAAAGGAATGCCTATAGGGGTTAAAGTCACTTTAAGGAGAATGAAAATGTACGAGTTTTTAGAAAGACTTATTGTTGTTTCTTTACCTAGGGTTAGAGATTTTAATGGAGTGAAAGAAAGCAGTTTTGATAATCATGGAAATTATAATATGGGAATTATAGAACAAGTAATTTATCCTGAAATAAATATTGATAAAATTAAAAAAAATATGGGGATGAATATTACATTCGTAACTTCTGCAAAAAAAAATGAGGAAGCTAAAAGTCTTTTATCATTATTTGGAATCCCTTTTAAAAAAAAATAA
- the rpsE gene encoding 30S ribosomal protein S5: MPEKKTKHTGLELKEKLVGVTRVCKVTKGRRYFSFSAIVIKGNENGVVGYGFGKSKEAPDAIHKAGEQAKRNLCKVCVSNGTIPHEQEAKYGGARILIKPASDGTGIIAGGPLRAVLEAAGLRNVLSKSKGSSNHHNVIKATIKALSNIRDVYIIAKQRGITIKEVYDG; this comes from the coding sequence ATGCCTGAAAAAAAAACAAAACATACAGGATTAGAGTTAAAAGAAAAATTAGTTGGAGTGACAAGAGTCTGTAAAGTTACTAAAGGGAGAAGATATTTCAGTTTTAGCGCTATTGTTATTAAAGGAAATGAAAACGGAGTAGTAGGTTATGGTTTTGGTAAATCGAAAGAAGCTCCTGATGCTATTCATAAGGCCGGAGAACAAGCGAAAAGAAATCTTTGTAAAGTATGTGTCTCTAATGGAACCATACCTCATGAACAAGAAGCTAAATATGGAGGAGCCCGTATTCTTATTAAGCCAGCTTCTGACGGAACAGGAATTATTGCAGGTGGGCCACTAAGAGCTGTTCTTGAAGCCGCTGGATTGAGGAATGTTTTATCCAAATCTAAAGGTTCCTCAAATCATCATAATGTTATAAAAGCTACGATAAAAGCACTAAGCAATATAAGAGACGTTTATATCATAGCAAAACAGAGAGGAATTACTATAAAAGAAGTATACGATGGATAG
- the rpsM gene encoding 30S ribosomal protein S13: MSVRISGVDLPRSKRGIIGLTYLYGIGKSLSRKILYSIGINENKKVENWSDDEISKIRKYISDYIKIEGELRSEIQFHIKRLMDIGCYVGTRHRKGLPLRGQKTKNNCRTRKGRKKTVANKKKVTK, from the coding sequence ATGTCTGTAAGAATTTCAGGAGTGGACCTTCCGAGATCTAAAAGAGGAATTATTGGTCTTACTTATTTATATGGAATAGGTAAAAGTCTATCGAGAAAAATACTCTATTCTATTGGAATTAATGAAAATAAAAAAGTAGAGAATTGGTCTGATGATGAAATCAGTAAAATTAGAAAGTACATATCTGATTATATAAAAATTGAAGGAGAATTAAGATCTGAAATACAATTTCATATTAAACGATTAATGGATATCGGTTGTTATGTTGGAACTAGACATAGAAAAGGTTTACCATTAAGAGGTCAAAAAACAAAAAACAATTGTAGAACTAGAAAAGGAAGAAAAAAAACTGTAGCGAATAAGAAGAAAGTCACAAAATAA
- the rplX gene encoding 50S ribosomal protein L24, with translation MKRIKKEDKVLVLSGNNKGTEGIIVKVFSKKDKAIIRGINMIKRHTKPTPRKPKGGIVEKEAPIHLSNLKKLNKNENELPI, from the coding sequence ATGAAAAGAATAAAAAAAGAAGATAAGGTGTTGGTTTTATCAGGAAATAATAAAGGAACTGAAGGGATAATTGTAAAAGTTTTTTCTAAAAAAGATAAAGCCATTATACGTGGAATAAATATGATTAAAAGACACACCAAACCTACGCCAAGAAAACCTAAAGGTGGAATTGTAGAAAAAGAAGCCCCCATACATTTATCTAATTTAAAAAAATTGAATAAAAACGAAAATGAGTTACCAATCTAA
- the rpsN gene encoding 30S ribosomal protein S14 yields the protein MAKESVKARQKKREKMVLKYASKRKALKKAGNYELLQKLPKDASPVRLRNRCSISGRCRGYMRQFGVSRIVFRNLVSQGLIPGVKKASW from the coding sequence ATGGCTAAGGAATCTGTTAAAGCTAGACAAAAAAAAAGAGAAAAAATGGTCTTAAAATATGCAAGTAAAAGAAAAGCTTTGAAAAAGGCGGGAAATTATGAATTATTACAAAAATTGCCTAAAGATGCTTCTCCAGTTCGTTTGAGAAATAGATGTTCTATTAGTGGTAGATGTAGAGGCTATATGCGTCAGTTTGGAGTTTCTCGTATTGTTTTTAGAAATTTAGTTTCTCAAGGACTTATTCCTGGAGTAAAAAAAGCAAGTTGGTAG
- the rplF gene encoding 50S ribosomal protein L6, whose translation MSRIGKKPILIPKDVNLQIINNEIFVKGFLGNLSKKIPKGFQFNLNQNQLLIIRDEENKKSKSLHGLYHVLIKNMIIGVSKGFQKKLELIGVGYRVSYSGDILDLNLGFSHNIMMQLPEEINVEIQSEKGKNPIIILKSYDKQLLGIIAAKIRSFRVPEPYKGKGIRYFGEKVIRKAGKSA comes from the coding sequence ATGTCTAGAATTGGAAAAAAACCTATTCTCATTCCTAAAGATGTAAACTTACAAATTATTAATAACGAAATATTCGTCAAAGGATTTTTAGGAAATTTAAGTAAAAAAATTCCAAAAGGATTTCAATTTAATTTGAATCAAAATCAGTTACTGATTATTAGAGATGAGGAAAATAAAAAATCTAAATCTTTACATGGATTATATCATGTTTTAATTAAAAATATGATTATAGGAGTTTCAAAAGGTTTTCAAAAAAAATTGGAATTAATAGGAGTTGGATATAGAGTTTCTTATAGTGGGGATATTTTAGATTTGAATTTAGGCTTTTCTCATAATATCATGATGCAACTTCCTGAAGAAATTAATGTAGAAATTCAATCTGAAAAAGGTAAAAATCCTATTATTATTTTGAAATCTTATGACAAACAGTTATTAGGAATAATTGCTGCAAAAATTAGGTCTTTCAGGGTTCCAGAGCCTTATAAAGGAAAAGGAATAAGATATTTTGGAGAAAAAGTTATAAGAAAAGCAGGAAAATCAGCTTAA
- the rpmJ gene encoding 50S ribosomal protein L36, which translates to MKIRASLKKRTENCKIVRRKGRLRIINKKNPRFKQKQG; encoded by the coding sequence ATGAAAATAAGAGCATCTTTAAAAAAAAGAACTGAAAATTGTAAAATAGTTAGGAGAAAGGGACGCTTACGTATTATTAATAAAAAAAATCCTAGGTTTAAACAAAAACAAGGTTAG